A genome region from Frankineae bacterium MT45 includes the following:
- a CDS encoding pyruvate dehydrogenase E1 component — MTRDRFSIITDGLPSQLPDIDADETREWVESLDAAIDADGRQRARFLILKLLERARERQVGVPALRSTDYINTIPPEREPWFPGDEDIERRVRAYIRWNAAIMVSRANKTVGVGGHIATYASAASLYEVGFNHFFRGKDLASGGGDQIYFQGHAAPGIYARAFLEGRLTEQHLDGFRQEKSRAPFGLSSYPHPRLMPEFWEFPTVSMGLGPIGAIYQARFNRYLNARGIADTSNSHVWAFLGDGEMDEVESLGAIGVAAREELDNLTFVINCNLQRLDGPVRGNGKIIQELETYFRGAGWNVIKVIWGRDWDPLLAKDGDGVLVNQMNSTPDGQFQTYTTESGAHIREHFFGGDPRLRKIVEDMSDDALRKLSRGGHDYRKVYAAFQAARAHVGQPTVILAHTIKGWTLESFEGRNATHQMKKLTAADLKAFRDRLYLPISDEALSADLPPYYHPGEKSDEIQYMKERRAALGGALPKRVVRAKPLTLPGEAAYKELRAGSGKQQVATTMALVRLLKDLMKDKEIGKRFVPIIPDEARTFGLDAIFPTAKIYSPHGQEYEAVDRDMLLSYKESKSGQILHEGISEAGSAASLIAAGTAYSTHGEAMIPFYIFYSMFGFQRTGDQFWQLADQLGRGFVLGATAGRTTLTGEGLQHADGHSLLLASSNPAVVAYDPAFSFEIAHIVKDGMRRMFGEGGPDGVGEDIFYYLTIYNEPIVQPAEPADVDVEGILRGIHRYSPALGIDGRPRAQVLASGVSLPWALKAQQMLGDEWGVDIDVWSVTSWNELRRDAVECEQANLLDPSDSPRIPYVTTALQGAAGPFVAVSDWMRAVPDQIARWVPGEYTSLGTDGFGFADTRGAARRFFHIDAESIVVSVLGELARRGEVKRDAPRDAIEKYNLNDVSAAEVGTVGGDA, encoded by the coding sequence GTGACCCGAGACCGATTCAGCATCATCACAGACGGCCTACCCAGCCAATTACCCGATATTGACGCCGACGAGACCCGTGAATGGGTCGAGTCCCTGGACGCGGCCATCGACGCCGACGGACGCCAGCGAGCCCGGTTCCTCATCTTGAAACTCCTGGAGAGAGCCCGCGAACGTCAGGTGGGCGTGCCGGCCCTGCGCAGCACCGACTACATCAACACAATCCCCCCGGAGCGCGAGCCCTGGTTCCCCGGTGACGAGGACATCGAGCGGCGAGTTCGCGCCTACATTCGCTGGAACGCGGCCATCATGGTCAGCCGCGCCAACAAGACGGTGGGCGTCGGCGGCCACATCGCCACCTACGCCTCGGCCGCCTCGCTTTATGAGGTCGGATTCAACCACTTCTTCCGCGGCAAGGACCTGGCCTCCGGCGGGGGCGATCAGATCTACTTCCAGGGTCATGCGGCCCCCGGCATCTACGCCCGCGCGTTCCTCGAGGGGCGCCTCACCGAGCAGCACCTCGACGGCTTCCGTCAGGAGAAGTCGCGAGCCCCGTTCGGCCTCTCCTCATACCCGCACCCCCGGCTCATGCCGGAGTTCTGGGAGTTCCCCACCGTGTCGATGGGCCTGGGCCCGATCGGCGCGATCTACCAGGCCCGTTTCAACCGCTACCTCAACGCCCGCGGCATCGCCGACACCAGCAACTCCCACGTCTGGGCCTTCCTGGGCGACGGGGAGATGGACGAGGTCGAGTCCCTCGGCGCCATCGGCGTCGCGGCGCGGGAAGAACTCGACAACCTGACGTTCGTCATCAACTGCAACCTGCAGCGCCTGGACGGGCCGGTCCGCGGAAACGGCAAGATCATCCAGGAACTGGAGACGTACTTCCGCGGCGCCGGCTGGAACGTCATCAAGGTGATCTGGGGCCGCGACTGGGATCCGCTGCTGGCCAAGGACGGCGACGGGGTGCTGGTCAACCAGATGAACTCCACCCCCGACGGGCAGTTCCAGACCTATACCACCGAGAGCGGCGCGCACATCCGCGAACACTTCTTCGGCGGCGATCCCCGGCTGCGCAAGATCGTCGAGGACATGAGCGACGACGCACTCCGCAAGCTGTCTCGCGGCGGCCACGACTACCGGAAGGTCTACGCGGCCTTCCAGGCGGCACGGGCCCACGTCGGCCAGCCGACGGTCATCCTGGCCCACACCATCAAGGGCTGGACGCTGGAGAGCTTCGAGGGGCGCAACGCGACCCACCAGATGAAGAAGCTCACCGCGGCCGACCTCAAGGCGTTCCGCGATCGTCTGTACCTGCCGATCTCGGACGAGGCCCTCTCGGCCGACCTCCCGCCGTACTACCACCCCGGCGAGAAGAGCGACGAGATCCAGTACATGAAGGAGCGCCGGGCCGCTCTCGGCGGCGCGCTGCCGAAGCGGGTGGTGCGAGCGAAGCCGCTGACGCTGCCGGGCGAGGCCGCCTACAAGGAACTGCGCGCGGGCTCCGGCAAGCAGCAGGTCGCCACCACGATGGCCCTGGTCCGGCTGCTGAAAGACCTCATGAAAGACAAGGAGATCGGAAAGCGCTTCGTGCCGATCATCCCGGACGAGGCGCGCACGTTCGGCCTGGACGCGATCTTCCCGACGGCGAAGATCTACTCGCCGCACGGGCAGGAGTATGAGGCGGTCGACCGCGACATGCTGCTCTCCTACAAGGAGTCGAAGAGCGGCCAGATCCTGCACGAGGGAATCAGTGAGGCCGGCTCAGCCGCCTCGCTCATCGCGGCGGGGACGGCCTACTCCACCCACGGCGAGGCGATGATCCCGTTCTACATCTTCTATTCGATGTTCGGGTTCCAGCGCACCGGCGATCAGTTCTGGCAACTGGCCGATCAGCTCGGACGGGGCTTCGTCCTCGGGGCAACGGCCGGCCGGACGACCCTCACCGGCGAGGGGCTGCAGCACGCTGACGGGCACTCGCTGCTGCTCGCCTCCTCCAACCCGGCGGTGGTGGCCTATGACCCGGCCTTCTCCTTCGAGATCGCCCACATCGTCAAGGACGGCATGCGGCGGATGTTCGGCGAAGGGGGCCCGGACGGGGTCGGCGAGGACATCTTCTATTACCTCACCATCTACAACGAGCCGATCGTGCAGCCGGCCGAACCGGCTGATGTGGACGTCGAGGGCATCCTGCGGGGAATCCACCGCTACTCCCCCGCGCTCGGGATCGACGGACGGCCGCGGGCCCAGGTGCTGGCCTCCGGGGTGTCGCTGCCGTGGGCGTTGAAGGCCCAGCAGATGCTCGGCGACGAGTGGGGCGTCGACATCGACGTCTGGTCGGTGACGTCCTGGAACGAGCTGCGGCGCGACGCCGTCGAGTGCGAGCAGGCCAACCTCCTCGACCCGTCGGATTCGCCGCGGATTCCGTACGTGACGACCGCTCTGCAGGGTGCGGCCGGCCCGTTCGTGGCCGTCTCGGACTGGATGCGAGCGGTGCCGGATCAGATCGCGCGCTGGGTACCGGGCGAGTACACCTCGCTGGGTACCGACGGGTTCGGCTTCGCCGACACTCGCGGTGCGGCCCGGCGCTTCTTCCACATCGACGCCGAGTCGATCGTCGTCTCCGTGCTTGGTGAGCTCGCCCGCCGGGGCGAGGTGAAGCGGGACGCACCACGGGACGCGATCGAGAAGTACAACCTGAACGACGTGAGTGCGGCCGAGGTCGGCACGGTCGGCGGCGACGCGTAG
- a CDS encoding peroxiredoxin (alkyl hydroperoxide reductase subunit C) produces MPLAVGDVAPDFTLRDQNNEEVTLSQFRGEKAVLMIFYPFAFTGICTNELGVVRDDMSSFQNDDVEVLTLSVDSSYSHKIFAEREGFEFQLLADFWPHGAVAQAFDVFNTEAGMANRGTFLIDKEGIIRFAEMNSPGQGRDANAWREAIRALTSA; encoded by the coding sequence ATGCCGCTAGCCGTCGGCGACGTCGCCCCGGACTTCACCCTCCGCGACCAGAACAACGAAGAGGTCACCCTCTCCCAGTTCCGCGGTGAGAAGGCCGTCCTGATGATCTTCTACCCGTTCGCCTTCACCGGAATCTGCACCAATGAGCTCGGTGTGGTGCGCGACGACATGAGCTCCTTCCAGAACGACGACGTCGAGGTGCTGACGCTGAGCGTCGACTCCTCGTACTCGCACAAGATCTTCGCCGAGCGTGAGGGTTTCGAGTTCCAGTTGCTGGCCGACTTCTGGCCGCACGGCGCGGTGGCGCAGGCCTTCGACGTCTTCAATACCGAGGCCGGCATGGCCAATCGGGGAACGTTCCTGATCGACAAGGAGGGCATCATCCGCTTCGCCGAGATGAACTCCCCGGGTCAGGGGCGCGACGCCAACGCCTGGCGCGAGGCGATCCGGGCGCTCACCAGCGCCTGA
- a CDS encoding Predicted oxidoreductase, with product MNRIDLAALNVSAQGLGCMGMSEFYGDTDWDGSIATIHAALDAGVTFLDTADIYGAGHNEVLVGRGIAGRRAEVQLATKFGIDRSGGDAGRQVRGAAAYVKRSCEASLLRLGVDHIDLYYAHRPPQDVEIEETVGAMAELVQAGKVRHLGLSEVDGDLLRRAYAVHPITAVQSEYSLWTRDVESQAVDAMRELGVGLVAYSPLGRGFLTATLDVASLTSKDFRGINPRFAGEAGVANQGIADAVAAVAAKKEVTPAQVALAWVYAQSARLGIPIVAIPGTKRVKWLEQNIAAMDVSLSLSELEELDGLADAVVGSRY from the coding sequence GTGAACCGCATTGATCTGGCCGCACTGAACGTCTCGGCTCAAGGGCTTGGCTGCATGGGCATGAGCGAGTTTTACGGCGACACCGACTGGGACGGCAGCATCGCGACGATTCATGCCGCCCTTGACGCCGGTGTCACCTTCCTCGACACGGCCGACATCTACGGCGCCGGGCACAACGAGGTACTGGTCGGGCGCGGCATCGCCGGCCGGCGGGCTGAGGTGCAGCTGGCCACGAAGTTCGGCATCGACCGGTCAGGCGGTGACGCCGGACGCCAGGTGCGCGGGGCCGCGGCCTACGTGAAGCGCTCCTGCGAGGCGTCCCTGCTGCGGCTGGGCGTCGATCACATCGACCTCTACTACGCGCACCGCCCGCCGCAGGACGTCGAGATCGAGGAGACGGTCGGCGCCATGGCCGAACTCGTGCAGGCCGGCAAGGTACGCCACCTCGGCCTCTCCGAGGTGGACGGCGACCTGCTGCGCCGGGCCTACGCCGTCCACCCCATCACCGCCGTGCAGAGCGAGTACTCCCTCTGGACCCGCGACGTCGAGTCCCAGGCGGTCGACGCGATGCGAGAACTCGGCGTCGGGCTGGTCGCCTACTCACCGCTCGGACGCGGCTTCCTCACCGCGACGCTCGACGTCGCTTCGCTGACCAGCAAGGATTTCCGGGGCATCAACCCACGCTTCGCCGGTGAGGCTGGCGTGGCGAATCAGGGGATCGCCGACGCCGTGGCCGCGGTGGCGGCGAAGAAGGAGGTCACCCCGGCCCAGGTCGCGCTGGCCTGGGTGTACGCGCAGTCGGCCCGGTTGGGGATTCCGATCGTCGCCATCCCCGGCACTAAGCGGGTGAAGTGGCTCGAGCAGAACATCGCCGCCATGGACGTGTCTCTCAGCCTGTCGGAACTTGAGGAGCTGGACGGCCTGGCCGACGCGGTGGTCGGCTCGCGCTACTAG
- a CDS encoding PucR C-terminal helix-turn-helix domain-containing protein yields MRLTNDDARSAETIRLIEQSAGRIATVSVARMDERLSWFRALPADQRSWVALVAQAGVASFVEWLRSPDEVLRLTGEVFAAAPRAMARMVTLQQTVELVRVTIAVAEEQIPQLLGPSEDAVRLELLRFSREIAFAAARVYARAAESRGAWDTRLEALLIDGLVRDSASELSPASQIAALGWRSTGPVTAVVGAAPDRPVDEVLADARQLANQLSLDVLAGVLGGRLVMVLGSVAEPLVVATEMLPAFGDGPVVVGPLVADVDDASTATRSALSGLAAARAWPGAPRPVATDSLLPERALNGDAEARATLIDNIYRPLVEAGDVLVETVATFLANGAALESTARALFVHTNTVRYRLRRASEVCGESPTDPRGAFIISLALALGRLDAPAS; encoded by the coding sequence ATGCGGCTGACCAACGACGACGCGAGATCAGCGGAGACGATCCGGCTCATCGAGCAGTCGGCCGGCCGGATCGCGACGGTGAGCGTGGCGCGGATGGACGAGCGGCTCAGCTGGTTCCGGGCCCTGCCGGCCGATCAGCGCTCCTGGGTTGCCCTGGTGGCCCAGGCCGGCGTCGCCTCCTTCGTCGAATGGTTGCGCTCCCCGGACGAGGTACTGCGCCTCACCGGCGAGGTCTTCGCGGCGGCACCGCGGGCCATGGCCCGCATGGTCACGCTGCAGCAGACGGTGGAGTTGGTACGGGTCACGATCGCGGTGGCCGAGGAGCAGATCCCGCAGTTGCTCGGTCCGAGCGAGGATGCCGTCCGGCTGGAACTGCTGCGCTTCAGCCGCGAGATCGCCTTCGCCGCTGCGCGCGTCTACGCCCGGGCCGCGGAGTCCCGCGGCGCCTGGGACACCCGGCTGGAGGCACTCCTCATTGACGGGCTGGTCCGGGACTCGGCCAGCGAGCTATCGCCGGCCAGCCAGATCGCCGCGCTGGGGTGGCGCTCGACCGGCCCGGTGACCGCCGTCGTCGGCGCGGCACCCGACCGTCCAGTCGATGAAGTGCTGGCCGACGCCCGACAATTGGCTAATCAGCTTAGCCTGGACGTATTGGCCGGTGTTCTCGGCGGACGGCTGGTCATGGTGCTCGGCAGCGTCGCCGAACCACTCGTCGTGGCCACCGAAATGCTCCCGGCTTTTGGCGACGGGCCGGTCGTCGTCGGACCGCTGGTGGCCGACGTGGACGACGCCAGTACCGCCACGCGCAGCGCCCTGAGCGGACTCGCCGCAGCCCGGGCCTGGCCCGGCGCACCCCGTCCGGTGGCGACCGACAGCCTGCTCCCCGAGCGGGCGCTGAACGGCGATGCCGAGGCGCGAGCCACCCTGATCGACAATATTTATAGGCCATTGGTCGAGGCCGGCGACGTCCTGGTGGAGACGGTCGCAACCTTCCTGGCCAACGGTGCCGCGCTGGAGAGCACTGCTCGCGCGCTCTTCGTCCACACCAACACGGTGCGCTACCGACTCCGGCGAGCGAGCGAGGTCTGCGGCGAGTCACCGACCGACCCACGGGGCGCGTTCATCATCTCGCTGGCCCTCGCACTCGGACGCCTGGACGCTCCGGCCTCGTGA
- a CDS encoding Protein of unknown function (manually curated) yields the protein MTTPPASGDDALATSAHARSTPDVAERLGITPGMIVQELGWDDDVDPELRDAIEARTGEEMVDEDSDEVVDVVVLWYRYDDGDLVDALVDAIAPLADTGFIWLLTPKRGRDGYVEPSEIAEAAPTAGLSQTSLASIGPDWAGARLASRRSRPTERR from the coding sequence GTGACTACGCCCCCCGCCTCTGGGGACGATGCTCTGGCCACGAGCGCACATGCGCGGTCCACGCCAGATGTAGCTGAGCGCCTCGGGATCACGCCCGGCATGATCGTGCAGGAACTTGGATGGGACGACGATGTCGACCCGGAACTGCGCGATGCGATCGAAGCGCGCACCGGCGAAGAGATGGTGGACGAGGACTCTGACGAGGTCGTCGACGTCGTCGTGCTCTGGTACCGCTACGACGACGGTGATCTGGTGGATGCGCTGGTCGACGCGATCGCGCCGCTGGCCGACACCGGATTCATCTGGCTGCTCACGCCCAAACGCGGACGGGACGGGTACGTGGAACCCTCCGAGATCGCCGAGGCGGCGCCGACGGCCGGTCTCTCCCAGACTTCACTGGCCTCGATCGGTCCTGACTGGGCCGGAGCCCGACTGGCCAGCCGTCGCTCCCGCCCCACCGAGAGGCGCTGA
- a CDS encoding putative hydrolase: MTERDPVADLRRIAFLLERSQEPTYRVRAFRTAANVCAELSTDELRSRADEGTLRELTGVGEVTARCIVESFAGEEPVYLRRVEATGETPLAELGTQLRAALRGDCHTHSDWSDGGSPIREMAEAARAIGHEYMVLTDHSPRLKVANGLSAERLERQLDVVAELNLELAPFRILTGIEVDILVDGTLDQSPELLGRLDVVVGSVHSELRMPSAEMTPRMVAAISNPHLDILGHCTGRMVTGKRQRPPSEFEAEIVFAACRQFGVAVEVNSRPERQDPPKRLLRLAVEAGCLTSIDTDAHAPGQLDWQPYGCDRAARCAVPASSVVNSWAMEDLLAWTSDHAHRPAS, encoded by the coding sequence ATGACCGAACGCGACCCGGTGGCCGATCTGCGGCGAATCGCCTTCCTGCTGGAGCGCTCGCAGGAACCGACCTACCGGGTGCGGGCCTTCCGCACGGCGGCCAACGTCTGCGCGGAGCTATCCACCGACGAACTCCGCAGCCGGGCCGACGAGGGGACCCTGCGCGAGCTCACCGGCGTCGGTGAGGTGACCGCCCGCTGCATCGTCGAGTCCTTCGCCGGCGAGGAGCCGGTCTACCTGCGCCGGGTCGAGGCGACGGGTGAGACACCGCTGGCCGAACTCGGGACCCAGCTGCGGGCCGCCCTGCGCGGCGACTGTCACACCCACTCCGATTGGTCGGATGGTGGCTCGCCGATCCGTGAGATGGCCGAAGCGGCCCGGGCGATCGGGCACGAATACATGGTGCTCACCGACCATTCGCCGCGACTGAAGGTCGCCAACGGCCTCTCCGCTGAACGGCTGGAGCGCCAACTCGACGTCGTGGCCGAGCTGAATCTGGAGCTGGCCCCGTTCCGCATCCTCACCGGGATCGAGGTCGACATCCTGGTGGACGGGACGCTGGACCAGTCGCCGGAGCTGCTCGGGCGTCTCGATGTCGTGGTCGGCAGCGTGCACAGCGAGTTGCGGATGCCGTCGGCGGAGATGACGCCTCGGATGGTCGCGGCGATCTCGAACCCGCACCTGGACATCCTGGGGCACTGCACCGGCCGGATGGTCACCGGCAAGCGGCAGCGACCCCCGTCGGAGTTCGAGGCCGAGATCGTCTTCGCCGCCTGCCGGCAGTTCGGGGTGGCGGTCGAGGTGAACTCGCGTCCGGAGCGGCAGGACCCACCCAAGCGGCTGCTACGGCTGGCCGTGGAGGCGGGCTGCCTCACCTCGATCGATACCGACGCCCACGCCCCGGGACAACTCGATTGGCAGCCTTACGGCTGTGATCGGGCGGCGCGCTGCGCGGTCCCGGCGAGCAGCGTCGTCAACTCCTGGGCCATGGAGGACCTACTGGCCTGGACGTCGGATCACGCGCACCGCCCGGCGTCATGA
- a CDS encoding Cytochrome oxidase assembly protein ShyY1 produces the protein MIAVLRTLRQPRYAALSALMLLVAGLCVFLGTWQIARLATKRDENAALRHNDHAAVAPIADVLPLWGSAPAPSTDAIEYRRVSATGTYDGTHQQLVRQRIVGGDTGYYVLTPLRTAAGTALVVRGFISATGVGAHETITAPAPPAGEVSIVGRVRMAESRADKAEQLPRPQVESINPSEQAPRLGANVFQGWLQLPAGQPGTQNLVPLDEPDLSNPAGGAVEPQHLAYIIQWYLFAALALAAPIAMARADLKRADEEYDAREFDHMDGASGAEVDATPVTMSEEELRAKKLADRYGR, from the coding sequence GTGATTGCCGTGCTCAGGACCCTACGTCAGCCGCGCTACGCCGCACTCTCGGCGCTGATGCTCCTGGTTGCCGGCCTCTGCGTCTTCCTCGGCACCTGGCAGATCGCCCGGCTGGCCACCAAACGCGATGAGAACGCTGCACTGCGGCACAACGACCACGCCGCCGTCGCCCCGATCGCCGACGTCCTGCCGCTCTGGGGTAGCGCACCGGCCCCGAGCACAGACGCGATCGAGTACCGCCGGGTGAGCGCCACCGGCACCTACGACGGCACCCACCAGCAGCTCGTCCGGCAGCGCATCGTCGGCGGCGACACCGGCTACTACGTCCTCACCCCGCTGCGCACCGCCGCCGGCACCGCGCTGGTCGTCCGCGGCTTCATCTCGGCGACCGGCGTCGGCGCCCACGAGACGATCACCGCCCCCGCGCCGCCGGCCGGCGAGGTGAGCATCGTCGGACGGGTACGGATGGCCGAGTCCCGCGCGGACAAGGCCGAACAACTCCCCCGGCCCCAGGTCGAGTCGATCAACCCGAGCGAGCAGGCTCCGCGGCTCGGAGCCAACGTCTTTCAGGGGTGGCTACAATTGCCGGCCGGTCAACCCGGCACCCAGAACCTGGTTCCGCTGGACGAACCTGACCTCTCCAACCCGGCCGGCGGAGCGGTGGAACCGCAGCATCTGGCGTACATCATCCAGTGGTACCTCTTCGCCGCCCTGGCACTGGCCGCTCCGATCGCGATGGCCCGGGCCGATCTGAAGCGGGCCGACGAGGAGTACGACGCTCGCGAATTTGACCACATGGATGGCGCCTCAGGCGCGGAGGTTGACGCCACCCCGGTCACGATGAGCGAAGAGGAACTGCGGGCGAAGAAGCTCGCCGACCGCTACGGGCGCTGA